Proteins encoded in a region of the Coffea eugenioides isolate CCC68of chromosome 4, Ceug_1.0, whole genome shotgun sequence genome:
- the LOC113768384 gene encoding serine acetyltransferase 5-like — MPGQDNQSQPSPTAGNVEENEDEALVWEQIKSEALQDAESEPALASYLYSTVLSHSSLARSLSFHLGNKLCSSTLLSTLLYDLFLNTFSSDPSILSAAVADLRAARYRDPACISFSHCLLNYKGFLAIQTHRVAHKLWLEDRKPLALSLQSRISDVFAVDIHPGARIGKGVLLDHATGVVIGETAVVGNNVSILHHVTLGGTGKVSGDRHPRLGDGVLIGAGATILGNVKIGEGAKIGAGSVVLIDVPPWTTAVGNPATLVGGKEKPKVHEDVPGESMDHTSFISQWSDYMI; from the exons ATGCCAGGACAAGACAACCAATCCCAGCCTTCTCCGACCGCCGGCAACGTGGAAGAAAATGAGGACGAAGCCCTTGTCTGGGAGCAGATAAAATCCGAGGCGCTCCAAGACGCCGAGTCGGAGCCAGCCTTGGCTAGCTACTTGTACTCTACCGTGCTTTCTCACTCCTCGTTGGCTCGCTCGCTTTCATTCCATCTGGGAAACAAGCTTTGCTCCTCCACACTCCTCTCCACTCTCCTCTACGATCTCTTCCTCAATACCTTCTCCTCCGACCCCTCCATTCTTTCTGCAGCCGTCGCAGACCTTCGAGCCGCGCGTTACCGGGACCCGGCTTGTATTTCTTTCTCTCATTGTTTGTTGAATTACAAGGGATTTCTTGCTATCCAG ACACATAGGGTGGCACATAAACTATGGCTTGAAGACCGAAAGCCGCTCGCACTATCATTGCAATCTAGGATATCTGACGTCTTTGCAGTGGATATACACCCTGGGGCTAGAATTGGGAAGGGGGTGTTGCTGGATCATGCAACAGGGGTCGTGATTGGAGAAACAGCAGTTGTTGGGAACAATGTGTCAATACTGCACCATGTAACCTTGGGTGGGACCGGCAAAGTCTCTGGTGATCGCCATCCAAGGCTTGGTGATGGTGTCTTGATTGGTGCTGGAGCTACTATATTGGGGAATGTGAAGATTGGTGAGGGAGCAAAAATTGGAGCTGGATCAGTTGTGCTAATTGATGTGCCCCCTTGGACAACAGCAGTTGGAAATCCAGCCACGTTGGTCGGTGGAAAGGAGAAACCTAAAGTGCATGAAGATGTTCCTGGAGAGTCTATGGATCATACTTCATTTATTTCTCAGTGGTCTGACTATATGATATGA
- the LOC113767741 gene encoding inorganic pyrophosphatase 2-like, translating into MATGIVVVFDFDKTIIDLDSDNWVLDELGFTDLFNQLLPTMPWNSLMDKMMGELHANGKTIQDIEEVLKRVPIHPRIVPAIKSAHALGCDLRIVSDANLFFIETILNHLGIRGCFSEINTNPGYVDENGRLRILPYHDFHSASHGCDRCPPNMCKGMVIERIQASISKEGKKRFIYLGDGIGDFCPSLKLKEGDYMMPRKNFPVWDLICKNRMLLRAEIHEWNDGEDLERLLLQLIHSIFAAEESLSQLLSTDCKFQTIPMSVHQALPQALSVPQ; encoded by the exons ATGGCCACCGGAATTGTGGTGGTTTTCGACTTCGACAAGACGATTATCGACTTGGATAGTGATAATTGGGTTCTGGATGAGTTAGGTTTTACTGACTTGTTCAACCAACTTCTTCCCACCATGCCTTGGAATTCTCTCATG GACAAGATGATGGGGGAGCTTCATGCCAACGGAAAAACCATCCAGGACATTGAAGAGGTTCTGAAAAGGGTTCCTATACATCCCAGAATTGTACCGGCCATCAAATCAGCCCATGCCTTAGG GTGTGACTTGAGGATAGTGAGTGATGCAAATCTCTTCTTCATCGAGACAATTCTAAACCATCTGGGAATTAGGGGATGCTTCTCAGAAATCAACACGAACCCAGGCTACGTTGACGAGAATGGGAGGCTGAGAATCCTCCCGTATCATGATTTCCACTCAGCATCTCATGGCTGCGATCGCTGCCCTCCTAACATGTGCAAG GGTATGGTCATAGAAAGGATTCAAGCATCTATATCTAAAGAAGGGAAGAAAAGGTTCATCTATCTTGGCGATGGGATTGGCGACTTCTGTCCAAGCTTAAAGTTGAAGGAAGGAGATTACATGATGCCAAGGAAGAATTTCCCAGTTTGGGATTTGATTTGCAAGAATCGAATGCTTCTCAGGGCAGAGATACACGAGTGGAACGATGGTGAAGACCTTGAACGTCTTCTTCTCCAACTGATTCACTCCATTTTCGCCGCAGAGGAAAGCCTGTCTCAGTTGTTGTCAACCGACTGCAAGTTCCAGACAATTCCTATGTCAGTTCACCAGGCCTTACCTCAAGCTCTATCAGTTCCTCAGTAG
- the LOC113767853 gene encoding F-box/LRR-repeat protein At3g03360-like, with the protein MYNQLTGEDQISQLPDDILASILSWLTLKEAILTSLLSTRWRYLWTHITRLDFHLPRKEETNGKRDRGHLSQNEKLRHVNRVNRVLDLHRSHFLEKFRIALPLDREGYHCELDKWIKFVLSRKVRALEIDLTEPSRRRRRRRRRNHRIQQYTLPLNWTSNSSSFSASFFNALKSLSLKFVGVDDQMAKSFLSSCPMLEHLSIQGSSQLKNLQITGPSLKLKKLEIRDIVKISIQLCNVEHLESFTSRDTRCEEWVLENVPSLVHIDVDPLIMCSGIPDFITRMSERLLNQLVELNLKIPQLDVETVFERYYSKFPKMEKLRVLKLDVLSTSESILLSFAALFNASPYLRKFVMQIEWAPYESMTDANRLTAFQYACCPANEHLKTVKFGGYSHRLSEFEFAVHLLTYAVALEEFIVDTRISEDSNKRHPKHRLRRQFERVTPQGVKLVIL; encoded by the exons ATGTATAATCAGCTTACTGGGGAAGACCAGATTAGTCAACTGCCCGATGACATTCTTGCTTCAATACTTTCTTGGTTGACACTGAAGGAAGCCATACTCACTAGCTTACTCTCAACCAGATGGAGGTACCTATGGACACATATTACGCGCCTCGACTTTCATCTACCAAGAAAAGAAGAGACTAATGGTAAAAGGGACAGAGGCCATCTGTCCCAGAATGAGAAGTTACGCCATGTCAATCGGGTCAATCGTGTTCTGGATTTGCACAGGTCTCATTTTCTAGAGAAATTCAGAATTGCCTTGCCTCTTGATCGTGAGGGTTACCATTGCGAACTTGATAAGTGGATCAAGTTTGTGCTGTCAAGGAAAGTCCGGGCCCTCGAAATAGACTTAACAGAACCGtcgaggaggaggaggaggaggcgAAGGAGGAATCATAGGATACAACAATATACTCTGCCTTTGAATTGGACCAGcaattcttcttcattttctgcctCATTCTTCAATGCCCTGAAGTCGCTGTCCTTGAAGTTTGTTGGTGTGGATGATCAGATGGCTAAATCTTTCCTATCCAGCTGTCCTATGCTTGAACATTTGTCGATCCAAGGTTCATCTCAGCTTAAAAACCTGCAGATTACTGGACCATCACTCAAGCTAAAGAAGTTGGAGATTCGTGACATCGTTAAGATTTCCATCCAGCTATGCAATGTTGAACATCTTGAATCGTTTACGAGTCGAGACACCCGTTGCGAGGAGTGGGTTCTTGAAAATGTTCCTTCACTTGTCCACATTGACGTTGACCCGTTAATTATGTGCAGTGGAATACCTGATTTCATCACGAGGATGTCAGAACGCCTCCTCAATCAACTGGTGGAGCTTAATCTTAAGATTCCACAGCTTGACGTAGAAACT GTCTTCGAAAGGTAttatagcaaatttcccaaaaTGGAGAAGCTCAGAGTTCTTAAGCTGGACGTCTTGTCTACATCCGAATCTATTCTTTTGTCCTTCGCTGCTCTGTTTAATGCATCTCCATATCTACGTAAATTTGTGATGCAG ATTGAGTGGGCCCCGTATGAGTCGATGACAGACGCGAACAGGTTAACGGCGTTTCAGTACGCGTGCTGCCCTGCCAATGAACACCTCAAAACTGTGAAGTTTGGAGGATACTCTCACCGTTTATCTGAGTTTGAGTTTGCTGTTCACCTTTTGACATATGCGGTTGCGCTTGAGGAATTCATTGTTGACACTCGTATATCTGAAgattcaaataaaaggcatCCAAAGCATCGGTTGCGCCGGCAGTTTGAAAGAGTAACGCCTCAAGGAGTCAAACTGGTCATCCTTTAA